One window of Moritella sp. Urea-trap-13 genomic DNA carries:
- the tcdA gene encoding tRNA cyclic N6-threonylcarbamoyladenosine(37) synthase TcdA — translation MSAEYDNRFSGIARLYGVKALQFFSQAHVCVIGIGGVGSWAAETLARSGIGKITLIDMDDICVTNTNRQIHALKDTIGKQKIDVMAERIRAINPECIVTPIDDFITVDDVGMHISKEFDYVIDAIDSVRSKTALLAHCNRQKIKCITIGAAGGQIDPTQIQVLDLSRTNQDPLAAKVRSDLRRLHNFSKNPTSRFGIECVFSTEQLIYPGTDGEVCATKNFLDGATGMDCSSGFGSSTAVTASFGLIAASRVLKKLAEREARYRPE, via the coding sequence ATGTCAGCCGAATATGACAATCGTTTTAGTGGTATTGCGCGTTTATATGGCGTTAAAGCACTGCAATTTTTTAGTCAAGCGCATGTATGTGTGATTGGTATTGGTGGTGTAGGGTCTTGGGCAGCTGAAACTTTAGCACGTTCAGGTATCGGCAAGATCACCCTAATCGACATGGATGATATTTGTGTGACTAATACCAACCGTCAAATTCATGCCTTAAAAGACACTATTGGTAAGCAGAAAATTGATGTGATGGCTGAGCGTATTCGAGCCATTAATCCTGAATGTATAGTGACCCCAATCGATGACTTCATCACGGTTGATGATGTTGGCATGCACATCAGTAAAGAGTTTGATTATGTGATTGATGCGATTGATAGTGTACGTTCAAAAACAGCATTGTTAGCGCACTGTAATCGCCAAAAAATCAAATGCATTACTATTGGCGCTGCCGGTGGTCAAATCGATCCAACTCAAATTCAAGTACTGGATTTATCCAGAACAAATCAAGATCCATTAGCGGCTAAAGTGCGCTCTGATCTGCGCCGTTTACATAACTTCAGTAAAAACCCAACCAGCCGCTTTGGCATTGAATGTGTATTTTCAACCGAGCAATTAATTTACCCTGGTACAGATGGCGAAGTATGTGCGACCAAGAACTTTCTTGATGGCGCAACAGGCATGGACTGTTCAAGTGGCTTCGGTTCTTCAACCGCAGTGACGGCTAGCTTTGGCTTAATCGCCGCGTCGCGGGTATTGAAAAAATTAGCCGAACGAGAAGCGCGTTATCGTCCCGAATAA
- a CDS encoding acetyl-CoA C-acetyltransferase has translation MSKVFIVAAKRTALGSFGGSLAGVDAATLGATAIKGALAAAKVNPEHVDEVIVGNVISAGQGMGPGRQAAMQAGIPASVPAYTLNMICGSGMKTIMDGAAHIKAGDADIVVAAGMESMSNIPYLMPAKTRFGSKMGNMTMVDAMINDGLTDVFNNYHMGMTAENIVDQFALTREQQDTFAVASQHKAVAAIAAERFVDEIVPVDIKVRRQTQSFATDEYPKDNTSVEGLAKLRPAFKSDGSVTAANASGINDGAAAIILASAAAVEKYGLEPMAELIAYGQGGVEPQVMGLGPVPAIEQALKRANMSLEQMELLELNEAFAAQALGVMTNLTQEHNVDMDWFADKTNVNGGAIALGHPLGASGGRITVTLLHEMQKRGVDYGLASLCIGGGMGTALIVKNLQK, from the coding sequence ATGAGTAAAGTATTTATTGTGGCTGCAAAGCGTACGGCCCTTGGTAGTTTTGGTGGTAGCTTAGCCGGTGTTGATGCCGCTACGTTAGGTGCAACGGCAATCAAAGGCGCATTAGCCGCTGCCAAGGTTAATCCTGAGCACGTTGATGAAGTGATTGTTGGTAATGTGATTAGTGCGGGTCAAGGCATGGGACCGGGTCGTCAAGCGGCAATGCAAGCGGGTATTCCTGCTAGTGTCCCTGCTTATACGCTAAATATGATCTGTGGTAGCGGCATGAAAACGATCATGGACGGTGCTGCGCATATTAAAGCGGGTGATGCCGATATCGTCGTTGCAGCAGGCATGGAAAGTATGTCTAATATTCCTTATTTGATGCCAGCGAAAACTCGTTTTGGTTCTAAAATGGGTAACATGACCATGGTTGATGCCATGATCAACGATGGGCTGACAGACGTATTTAATAATTACCACATGGGCATGACAGCGGAAAATATCGTTGATCAGTTTGCTTTAACCCGTGAACAACAAGATACCTTTGCAGTTGCTAGTCAGCACAAAGCGGTAGCTGCAATTGCAGCAGAACGTTTCGTTGATGAGATTGTACCTGTCGACATTAAAGTTCGTCGTCAAACACAAAGCTTTGCGACTGATGAATATCCAAAAGATAATACCAGTGTTGAAGGTTTAGCTAAACTACGCCCAGCATTTAAATCTGATGGTTCAGTGACTGCGGCAAACGCATCAGGTATTAACGATGGCGCAGCGGCGATCATCTTAGCCTCTGCTGCGGCAGTTGAAAAATACGGTTTAGAGCCAATGGCTGAGCTGATTGCTTATGGCCAAGGTGGTGTTGAACCGCAAGTTATGGGTTTAGGTCCAGTACCTGCGATTGAGCAAGCACTTAAGCGCGCTAATATGTCATTGGAACAAATGGAGTTATTAGAGCTTAATGAAGCCTTTGCTGCACAAGCGTTAGGGGTAATGACTAACCTGACTCAAGAGCACAATGTGGATATGGATTGGTTTGCCGATAAGACCAATGTTAACGGTGGCGCTATCGCACTAGGTCATCCGTTGGGTGCATCTGGCGGCCGTATTACCGTGACGTTATTACACGAAATGCAAAAGCGTGGCGTGGACTACGGTTTAGCATCATTGTGTATTGGTGGTGGTATGGGCACGGCGTTGATTGTTAAAAACTTGCAGAAATAA
- the csdE gene encoding cysteine desulfurase sulfur acceptor subunit CsdE, whose protein sequence is MTDFSSSPFGNTITSTDVLTLLTAQAGWQNKYRQLIQLGNKIPALSDDYKIAENQIKGCESQAWLALHCDNDGRLWFGLDSDARIVKGLMAALLAAVNGKTRAEIAAFDVDDYFAQLGFMQQLSPSRGNGLKAVIAAIKAA, encoded by the coding sequence ATGACCGATTTCTCGTCAAGTCCATTTGGCAATACCATTACCAGTACCGATGTACTAACGTTATTAACCGCGCAAGCTGGCTGGCAAAATAAATACCGCCAATTAATCCAACTCGGTAATAAGATCCCAGCATTAAGTGATGATTATAAAATAGCAGAAAATCAAATTAAAGGCTGTGAAAGCCAAGCTTGGTTAGCATTGCATTGTGATAATGACGGGCGATTATGGTTCGGCTTAGATTCGGATGCCCGTATTGTTAAAGGCTTGATGGCAGCGTTACTTGCTGCGGTAAACGGTAAGACCCGTGCCGAGATTGCCGCATTTGATGTCGATGATTACTTTGCCCAACTGGGTTTTATGCAACAACTTAGTCCCTCGCGTGGCAATGGTTTAAAGGCCGTTATTGCAGCGATTAAAGCGGCTTAA
- the rpmB gene encoding 50S ribosomal protein L28, producing the protein MSKVCQVTGKKPAVGNNVSHAKNRTRRRFLPNLHSHRFWVESENRFVKLRLTAKGMRIIDKKGIDSVLTEMRARGVKV; encoded by the coding sequence ATGTCAAAAGTATGCCAAGTCACTGGTAAAAAACCAGCTGTTGGTAACAACGTTTCTCACGCAAAAAACCGCACACGTCGCCGTTTCTTGCCAAACCTACATTCACACCGTTTTTGGGTTGAGAGCGAAAACCGCTTTGTTAAATTACGTCTTACTGCTAAAGGTATGCGTATTATCGATAAGAAAGGTATTGATTCAGTTTTAACTGAAATGCGTGCCCGTGGTGTTAAGGTTTAA
- a CDS encoding cysteine desulfurase, translating to MLSDIELINLRQQFPVLSQQVNDHPLIYLDNAATSQKPLSVLEAINTYYRDINANVHRASHALSAQATCAYENARDICAQFINANSSKEIIWTRGTTEAINLVANCLTTSIQAGDEIIISTLEHHANIVPWQMLAQRTGAIIKVIPLLPSTDLDMQAYKQLLSAKTKLVAVSHVSNAIGTVNPIEEIIALAKQVDAKVLIDGAQAISHWDVDVQALGCDFYVFSGHKMYGPTGIGVLWGKEQELNQLPPWQGGGEMIKTVSFEHTTYNDLPFKFEAGTPNIAGAISLARAMTFLNSYDRQALASHEAALLAYTTAELAKMPRIKIIGSPQHRAGGISFIIGDAHNGDVGMLLDLQGIAVRTGHHCAQPLMHSLKLSGTIRVSLAIYNTKAEIDFFIKALNELLDLL from the coding sequence ATGCTTAGCGATATAGAATTAATTAATCTCAGACAACAGTTCCCGGTATTATCTCAACAAGTAAACGATCATCCGTTAATTTATTTGGATAATGCCGCCACCAGTCAAAAGCCATTATCTGTGCTTGAAGCGATTAATACCTATTATCGTGATATCAACGCCAATGTCCACCGCGCATCGCATGCATTAAGTGCCCAAGCCACCTGTGCTTATGAAAATGCCCGCGATATCTGTGCGCAGTTTATCAATGCCAATAGCAGTAAAGAAATCATTTGGACCCGCGGTACCACCGAAGCCATTAATTTAGTCGCGAACTGCTTAACTACCAGTATCCAAGCTGGCGATGAGATAATCATTTCTACCTTAGAGCACCACGCCAATATTGTGCCTTGGCAAATGCTAGCACAACGCACAGGCGCTATTATCAAAGTTATCCCGCTATTACCGTCTACAGACCTCGATATGCAGGCCTATAAACAACTCCTGAGCGCTAAAACCAAGTTAGTGGCAGTCAGCCATGTCTCCAATGCCATCGGCACGGTGAACCCGATTGAGGAGATCATCGCCTTAGCCAAACAAGTCGATGCCAAGGTATTAATCGACGGCGCCCAAGCTATTTCCCATTGGGATGTTGACGTCCAAGCGCTGGGGTGTGATTTTTATGTTTTCTCTGGGCATAAAATGTATGGCCCGACAGGCATAGGTGTTCTTTGGGGTAAAGAACAAGAACTTAACCAATTACCGCCGTGGCAAGGTGGTGGCGAGATGATTAAAACCGTGAGTTTTGAACATACTACGTATAACGACTTACCGTTTAAATTTGAAGCTGGCACCCCAAATATTGCCGGAGCGATCAGCCTAGCGCGCGCCATGACATTTTTAAATAGCTACGACCGTCAAGCATTGGCTAGCCACGAAGCCGCGTTATTGGCTTACACCACTGCAGAACTGGCAAAAATGCCACGTATTAAAATCATTGGCTCACCGCAGCACCGTGCAGGCGGCATCAGTTTTATTATCGGTGACGCCCATAATGGCGATGTCGGCATGCTACTCGATTTACAAGGTATCGCCGTGCGCACTGGACATCACTGCGCTCAACCCTTGATGCATAGCCTGAAACTCTCCGGCACCATTCGTGTGTCGTTAGCCATTTACAATACCAAAGCAGAAATAGACTTCTTCATTAAAGCCTTGAATGAACTGCTAGATTTACTCTAA
- the rpmG gene encoding 50S ribosomal protein L33, whose product MRDKIRLNSSAGTGHFYTTDKNKKNMPEKMEIKKFDPVVRKHVIYKEGKIK is encoded by the coding sequence ATGCGCGATAAAATTCGTTTGAATTCATCTGCTGGTACAGGTCACTTCTATACTACAGACAAGAACAAAAAAAACATGCCTGAAAAAATGGAAATCAAAAAGTTTGATCCAGTTGTTCGTAAGCACGTTATCTACAAAGAAGGCAAAATCAAGTAA
- the rep gene encoding DNA helicase Rep, which yields MKMNPRQDEAVKYISGPCLVLAGAGSGKTRVITTKIAHLVQNCSYDAKNIAAVTFTNKAAREMKERIAQTLGKKEAKGLMVSTFHTLGLNIIRKEYKTLGIKQAFTLFDDQDQLALLKELTQDTLEEDKELIDQLRSAISNWKSELVLPPQALARAQMPQDKLFAQCYDDYLRHMKAYNALDFDDLIMMPTLLLRLNEEVRERWQNKIRYLLVDEYQDTNTSQYELVKLIVGHRAKFTVVGDDDQSIYSWRGARPENLTLLQSDFPGLKVVKLEQNYRSTQRILKAANILIDNNPHEFNKRLFSELSYGEPIKVFTTKNEEHEAEKVVSELLAHKFMARSEYKDYAILYRGNHQSRLFEKALMTNRIPYKISGGTSFFSRAEIKDMMAYLRLLVNPDDDNAFLRVVNVPRREIGPTTLEKLGNYANIRNISLFAASFEMGLEQTLTGRGLIAVRGFTRWLVELADQEQRSDSIDAVRDMVRDIHYEDWLYETSTSAKAAEMRMKNVSELYRWVTEMLKGDDLDEEMTLAQVVTRLTLRDMLERNEDEDDSDQVQLMTYHASKGLEYPYVFMVGMEEGILPHQSSIDDDPNVEEERRLAYVGITRAQKVLFMMLCKERRQFGEVVKPEPSRFLLELPQDDLEWDLRKKPDSPVEKQAKGKRGVANLRALFNK from the coding sequence ATGAAAATGAATCCCCGTCAGGATGAAGCTGTTAAGTATATTTCTGGACCGTGTTTGGTACTTGCTGGTGCCGGCAGTGGTAAAACCCGTGTTATTACTACTAAAATTGCCCATCTAGTACAGAACTGTAGTTATGATGCCAAGAATATTGCTGCGGTAACCTTTACCAATAAAGCGGCGCGAGAGATGAAAGAGCGTATTGCTCAGACATTAGGTAAAAAAGAAGCAAAAGGCTTGATGGTTTCAACATTCCATACCTTAGGGTTAAATATTATTCGTAAAGAATATAAAACCTTAGGCATCAAACAGGCATTTACCTTGTTTGACGATCAAGACCAATTGGCATTATTAAAAGAGCTGACGCAAGATACGTTAGAAGAAGATAAAGAGCTGATCGACCAATTGCGCAGTGCTATCTCTAATTGGAAGAGTGAGTTGGTATTACCGCCACAAGCGCTTGCCCGTGCGCAAATGCCACAAGACAAATTATTTGCCCAGTGTTACGACGATTACCTCCGCCATATGAAAGCTTATAACGCCTTGGACTTTGATGATTTGATCATGATGCCCACTTTGTTATTACGTTTGAATGAAGAGGTGCGCGAACGCTGGCAAAACAAGATCCGCTATTTATTAGTGGATGAGTATCAAGATACCAATACTAGCCAATATGAATTGGTGAAACTGATTGTAGGCCACCGCGCTAAATTTACCGTGGTAGGGGATGATGACCAGTCGATTTATTCATGGCGTGGTGCCAGGCCTGAAAACCTGACGTTATTGCAAAGCGACTTTCCTGGTTTGAAAGTGGTGAAGCTAGAACAAAACTACCGTTCGACGCAGCGTATTTTAAAAGCGGCTAATATCTTAATTGATAACAACCCCCATGAATTTAATAAACGATTATTCAGCGAGCTTAGTTATGGTGAACCGATTAAGGTGTTCACTACTAAAAATGAAGAGCATGAAGCTGAAAAAGTAGTATCAGAATTACTTGCGCATAAGTTCATGGCGCGCAGCGAATATAAAGACTACGCCATTTTATATCGGGGTAACCATCAGTCGCGATTATTTGAAAAAGCGTTAATGACCAACCGTATTCCCTATAAGATCAGTGGTGGTACGTCGTTCTTCTCGCGTGCCGAGATCAAAGACATGATGGCGTACCTGCGTTTGTTAGTGAATCCGGATGATGATAATGCCTTTTTACGGGTGGTGAATGTACCACGTCGTGAGATTGGCCCAACAACATTAGAAAAGCTCGGTAATTACGCCAACATACGTAACATCAGTTTGTTTGCCGCCAGTTTTGAAATGGGACTCGAGCAGACCCTCACTGGTCGTGGTTTAATCGCGGTACGCGGCTTTACGCGTTGGTTAGTGGAATTAGCAGACCAAGAGCAGCGTAGCGATAGTATCGACGCTGTGCGTGATATGGTGCGCGATATTCATTATGAAGATTGGTTATACGAAACCAGTACCAGTGCTAAAGCGGCTGAAATGCGCATGAAGAATGTCTCTGAGTTATATCGCTGGGTAACAGAAATGCTCAAAGGTGATGATCTTGATGAAGAGATGACGCTGGCACAGGTGGTCACTCGGTTAACGTTGCGCGATATGCTAGAGCGCAATGAAGACGAAGACGACTCTGATCAAGTACAGTTAATGACGTATCATGCCTCTAAAGGTCTGGAATATCCGTACGTGTTCATGGTGGGCATGGAAGAGGGGATCTTGCCACATCAAAGTTCGATTGATGATGACCCGAATGTCGAAGAAGAACGTCGTTTAGCGTATGTGGGTATTACCCGTGCGCAAAAAGTACTGTTCATGATGTTATGTAAAGAGCGCCGTCAATTTGGTGAAGTAGTGAAACCAGAACCCAGCCGTTTCTTGTTAGAGTTACCGCAAGATGATCTGGAATGGGACTTACGTAAAAAACCAGATTCGCCAGTAGAAAAACAAGCGAAAGGTAAACGTGGCGTCGCCAATCTTAGAGCATTGTTTAATAAGTAA
- a CDS encoding response regulator transcription factor: protein MKVLIVEDEPQLAQQMQQQLTAQGFIVDCAYDGEEAHFMGSTETYDAVVLDLGLPKVDGLTVLKKWRAENLTMPVIILTARSLLHEKIEGLNAGADDYLAKPFQMGELVARLQALVRRAAGKASSIVTVGDIRLDISASTVTRAGLSITLTAHEFKVLSYLMLHLGQVVSRATLIEHIYAQDFDRDSNTIEVFIGRLRKKLGSQMIETVRGLGYRIAQD, encoded by the coding sequence ATGAAAGTATTAATCGTTGAAGATGAACCGCAATTAGCCCAGCAAATGCAGCAACAATTAACCGCGCAGGGCTTTATTGTCGATTGTGCTTATGATGGCGAAGAAGCGCATTTTATGGGCTCGACCGAAACTTATGATGCAGTGGTATTAGATCTGGGTTTGCCTAAAGTTGACGGTTTAACTGTATTGAAAAAATGGCGTGCTGAAAACCTGACGATGCCGGTTATTATCCTTACTGCCCGGTCGCTATTACATGAAAAAATTGAAGGTTTGAATGCCGGCGCTGATGATTACTTGGCAAAACCTTTCCAAATGGGTGAGTTAGTTGCGCGCCTGCAGGCTTTAGTGCGCCGTGCAGCGGGTAAGGCTTCATCAATTGTGACGGTCGGTGATATCCGTTTAGATATCTCGGCATCAACGGTAACTAGAGCTGGTCTGAGCATCACGCTGACAGCACATGAATTTAAAGTGTTGAGTTATTTAATGCTCCACCTTGGTCAAGTGGTGTCACGTGCTACTTTAATTGAGCATATTTACGCTCAGGACTTTGATCGTGACTCCAATACTATCGAAGTATTTATTGGCCGATTACGCAAAAAACTCGGTAGTCAGATGATCGAAACGGTACGTGGCTTAGGTTATAGGATCGCGCAGGATTGA
- a CDS encoding PepSY domain-containing protein — protein sequence MKTRILLTVMLIFMSWQSVAMPHIEYEEDLDEVTAAVEAKEISPFIDLLAIIEHDFNGRVIKVELEKDDDYSEDDMWIYEIKILDADRNVVKAAFDAKTFRLLAIKGHKLERFFNQNR from the coding sequence ATGAAAACACGAATCTTATTAACTGTCATGTTAATCTTTATGTCATGGCAAAGTGTGGCAATGCCGCATATCGAATATGAAGAAGATCTCGACGAAGTCACTGCAGCGGTGGAGGCCAAAGAGATCAGTCCGTTTATTGATTTATTAGCCATTATTGAGCACGATTTTAACGGTCGGGTGATTAAAGTTGAACTCGAAAAAGACGATGATTATAGCGAGGATGATATGTGGATATACGAAATCAAAATTCTCGATGCCGATCGTAATGTGGTCAAAGCAGCATTTGACGCTAAAACATTCCGTTTGTTAGCGATTAAAGGCCATAAACTTGAACGTTTTTTTAATCAGAATAGGTAA
- a CDS encoding PepSY domain-containing protein, with amino-acid sequence MLKYYYLILILLSPVPLANAAHDQPEKSIAQVIELLVAQGFHDISKVKFDHDDNRYEIKARNANNEKVEIELTTTGQFISVEED; translated from the coding sequence TTGCTAAAATATTATTACTTAATACTGATTTTGCTAAGCCCAGTCCCACTCGCTAATGCAGCTCATGATCAGCCAGAAAAATCCATAGCGCAAGTCATTGAACTGCTTGTTGCGCAAGGTTTTCATGATATTTCTAAAGTCAAATTTGATCATGACGATAATCGCTATGAAATTAAAGCACGTAACGCCAACAACGAAAAAGTTGAAATAGAGCTGACTACCACAGGTCAATTCATCTCAGTCGAAGAAGATTAA
- a CDS encoding ATP-binding protein: protein MKHHSLKSRLLFAAGGCCVVLILITGFTVQRYMQDYLRSELVTKLTLSLDELLSRLEVQQPTLDPTNTNSPFDVMPINALSEPRFSQPYSGFYWQIQTATAVLKRSRSLWETELTFSHLNNEFGLDYFVTDGPTGQALMVVQQKVKLPDSETFFWVAVAQESSSLALALQGVNRSLLIGLGLLALAVMLLILLQLTWGLRPLTTLRKELAEIENGDKAHFQHHYPQEIDPLVKDINRLLVHHQQLLEKARTNAGNMAHALKTPLSIMQNELALPQPAQKALLQQQLQQMRQHIEYHLSASQIAAKQLLGTKCSPYQQCSNAVSAFSRLYASRNIVVELSFDEALTVAVDGRDFDEMAGNLIENAYKWATSRIVISAVVVADQLQMTIADDGPGMSEADCQLVLDRGQRLDEQTPGHGLGLNIAAEMARMYQGKLTLQRASLGGLAAQLALPLRNRL from the coding sequence TTGAAACATCATTCATTAAAAAGCCGCCTACTGTTTGCTGCGGGTGGTTGTTGCGTGGTGCTGATCCTTATCACTGGATTTACCGTCCAGCGTTACATGCAAGATTATTTACGTAGTGAGTTGGTGACTAAATTAACCTTATCGTTAGATGAGTTATTAAGTCGCCTCGAGGTGCAACAGCCCACGTTGGATCCTACAAACACCAATAGCCCATTCGATGTTATGCCGATTAACGCCTTGTCCGAACCGCGATTTAGCCAGCCTTATTCGGGATTCTATTGGCAAATTCAAACCGCTACTGCAGTGTTGAAACGCTCGCGTTCACTGTGGGAGACTGAACTCACTTTTAGCCATTTAAATAATGAGTTTGGTCTTGATTATTTTGTTACTGACGGTCCGACTGGCCAAGCGTTAATGGTAGTGCAGCAAAAGGTTAAACTACCGGATAGTGAAACTTTTTTTTGGGTGGCAGTGGCACAAGAAAGTAGTAGCTTAGCGCTCGCGTTACAGGGGGTTAATCGCAGTTTGTTAATTGGTCTGGGTTTATTAGCGCTGGCGGTGATGTTATTAATTTTACTGCAATTAACCTGGGGACTGAGACCTCTGACCACATTGCGCAAAGAATTAGCTGAAATTGAAAACGGCGATAAAGCCCATTTTCAACATCACTATCCGCAAGAAATTGATCCCTTGGTGAAAGATATTAACCGCTTGTTGGTGCATCATCAGCAGCTGTTAGAAAAAGCCCGTACCAACGCCGGTAATATGGCGCACGCACTGAAAACGCCACTGAGTATTATGCAAAATGAATTGGCGCTACCTCAGCCGGCGCAAAAAGCCTTATTGCAGCAACAATTACAACAAATGCGTCAACACATTGAATATCATTTATCTGCTTCACAAATCGCGGCGAAACAATTATTAGGCACTAAATGCAGTCCTTACCAGCAATGCAGTAATGCGGTGTCGGCGTTTTCACGTTTGTATGCTAGCCGTAATATTGTCGTTGAGCTTAGCTTTGACGAGGCGTTAACAGTTGCTGTTGATGGCCGTGACTTTGATGAAATGGCCGGTAATTTAATCGAAAACGCGTATAAATGGGCGACATCACGTATTGTTATCTCTGCAGTTGTGGTTGCTGACCAGCTGCAAATGACGATTGCGGATGATGGACCCGGTATGAGTGAGGCTGATTGCCAGTTAGTATTGGATCGCGGTCAACGCTTAGATGAACAAACCCCAGGTCATGGCCTAGGGCTTAATATCGCGGCGGAAATGGCGCGAATGTATCAAGGCAAGCTAACATTACAGCGCGCCTCGCTCGGTGGCTTAGCGGCACAATTAGCCTTACCGTTACGCAATCGTTTATAG
- a CDS encoding YgiW/YdeI family stress tolerance OB fold protein, whose product MLKKTIIGLTAAIIMLPTLAMAKDHGNDHNNKQSINYTGPAINVTTVAENLENIGRFSEENVVLEGKLIHQISGDKFMFADDTGQVIVELDDHIKLPVAIDNNTKLRIFGEFEGGSTPEVEVKQIKLL is encoded by the coding sequence ATGCTAAAGAAAACAATCATAGGCCTTACTGCTGCCATCATTATGCTACCAACACTGGCGATGGCAAAAGATCATGGCAATGACCATAATAACAAGCAATCGATCAATTACACCGGTCCAGCAATCAACGTCACTACGGTAGCGGAAAATCTGGAAAACATTGGCCGTTTCAGCGAAGAAAACGTGGTATTAGAAGGTAAATTAATCCACCAAATCAGTGGCGATAAATTCATGTTTGCTGATGACACCGGCCAAGTAATTGTCGAGCTTGACGATCACATCAAGTTGCCCGTCGCGATTGATAACAACACCAAATTACGTATCTTTGGTGAGTTCGAAGGCGGATCGACGCCAGAAGTTGAAGTAAAACAAATCAAACTGCTATAA